Proteins from a genomic interval of Lolium perenne isolate Kyuss_39 chromosome 1, Kyuss_2.0, whole genome shotgun sequence:
- the LOC127305709 gene encoding trihelix transcription factor GTL1 produces the protein MQQHQGGGGGGGPPQQFGLHPPEMPPFSPAGTAGQQRISMPEGPSPISSRPPAPAPAPVHQQQHQQSSELAAVGFDEEALAAAAAGEEGASGGAGGNRWPRQETLALLKIRSDMDAAFRDATLKGPLWEEVSRKLAEEGYRRNAKKCKEKFENVHKYYKRTKDSRAGRNDGKTYRFFQQLEALHGTPGAAASPVAPPATAVGVPGVVGPSAVRPLAEPPPPPVGATAAGLAAPMLPGNLSFSTSNTEDYSDEGDSDDEGTDDMAELGKRKRTPDGGATAGAGSGKMMRFFEGLMKQVMERQEVMQQRFLEAIEKREQDRMIREEAWRRQEMARLAREQEILAQERAMAATRDAAVLSFIQKITGQTIPMPSIAAPAITFMPPPPPSSQNHVTPIAFSVAPPPSSQPPASTHSQRQPSPRPQKLPTMPPTAPQPQKSPAPVTPQPPKQQALVVHQSSTDIVMASAETPPDASGYDGSGGGSGAASSSRWPKAEVHALIQLRSNLDMRYQEAGPKGPLWEEISAGMRAMGYNRSSKRCKEKWENINKYFKKVKESNKKRPEDSKTCPYFHQLEALYRNKAALGSPSGAGGSPALPPPATENANAAPQERIQPFTVAAPISQTAPQPHTTQLPPVAKTGVSNNDGNGHGVGGVSVGTQMQASNGGSVAGNRFVFSEAGGRAATKKAEDIMKETTTTPQLQPQPQVAQQATINSYSRTAGGGAADSDNMDEDDEDEEDYDDDEEDEDDLDGNKMQYEMFQRQQEHQHRQHQHHNVVRPNASATSGGGNPPGATAPSAAAATTTAGSFLGMVQ, from the exons ATGCAGCAGCATcagggaggtggaggaggtggagggcCGCCGCAGCAGTTCGGCTTGCATCCGCCGGAGATGCCGCCATTCTCGCCCGCTGGGACCGCCGGGCAGCAGCGGATCTCGATGCCCGAGGGCCCCTCGCCCATCAGCAGCCGCCCacccgcgccggcgccggcgccggtgcaccagcagcagcaccagcAAAGCAGCGAGCTTGCCGCCGTCGGCTTCGACGAGGAGgcgctcgcggcggcggcggccggcgaggaAGGCGCCAGCGGCGGCGCCGGAGGCAACCGGTGGCCGCGGCAGGAGACGCTGGCGCTGCTCAAGATCCGGTCGGACATGGACGCTGCCTTCCGGGACGCCACCCTCAAGGGCCCGCTCTGGGAAGAGGTCTCCAG GAAGCTGGCCGAGGAGGGGTACAGGCGCAACGCCAAGAAGTGCAAGGAGAAGTTCGAGAACGTGCACAAGTACTACAAGCGCACCAAGGACAGCCGCGCCGGCCGCAACGACGGCAAGACCTACCGCTTCTTCCAGCAGCTCGAGGCGCTGCACGGCACGCCTGGTGCTGCGGCGTCTCCGGTGGCGCCGCCAGCGACGGCCGTCGGGGTGCCCGGGGTGGTTGGACCCTCGGCCGTCCGGCCCCTAGccgagccgccaccgccgcctgtcGGTGCCACGGCagctggcctggccgcgccgatgCTTCCGGGCAACCTGAGCTTCTCCACGTCCAACACGGAGGACTACTCGGACGAGGGCGATTCCGACGACGAGGGCACCGATGACATGGCCGAGCTAGGCAAGAGGAAGAGGACGCCGGACGGTGGCGCCACCGCTGGTGCCGGGAGcgggaagatgatgaggttcttcgAGGGCCTGATGAAGCAGGTGATGGAGCGGCAGGAGGTGATGCAGCAGCGGTTCCTGGAGGCCATCGAGAAGCGGGAGCAGGATCGCATGATCCGCGAGGAggcgtggcgccggcaggagatGGCCCGCCTCGCGCGCGAGCAGGAGATCCTCGCGCAGGAGCGCGCCATGGCCGCCACCCGCGACGCCGCCGTGCTCTCCTTCATACAGAAGATCACCGGGCAGACCATCCCCATGCCGTCCATCGCCGCGCCCGCCATCACGTTcatgccgccgccgcccccgtcgTCGCAGAATCACGTCACGCCCATCGCCTTCTccgtcgcaccgccgccgtcGTCACAACCACCCGCGAGCACGCACTCGCAGCGCCAACCCTCGCCGCGGCCGCAGAAGCTGCCGACAATGCCGCCCACGGCGCCGCAGCCGCAGAAGTCGCCGGCGCCCGTGACGCCTCAGCCGCCGAAGCAGCAAGCGCTCGTGGTACACCAAAGCAGCACGGACATCGTCATGGCGTCCGCCGAGACGCCGCCCGACGCGTCCGGGTACGACGGGTCCGGAGGCGGCAGCGGTGCGGCGTCGTCGTCACGGTGGCCCAAGGCTGAGGTGCACGCGCTGATCCAGCTGCGGAGCAACCTGGACATGCGGTACCAGGAGGCCGGGCCGAAGGGGCCGCTCTGGGAGGAGATCTCCGCCGGCATGCGTGCGATGGGCTATAACCGGAGCTCCAAGCGGTGCAAGGAGAAGTGGGAGAACATCAACAAGTACTTCAAGAAGGTGAAGGAGAGCAACAAGAAGCGTCCCGAGGACTCCAAGACGTGCCCCTACTTCCACCAGCTCGAGGCGCTCTACCGCAACAAGGCGGCGCTCGGCTCCCCTTCCGGTGCCGGCGGATCGCCCGCTCTGCCACCTCCTGCCACGGAGAACGCCAATGCAGCTCCGCAGGAACGCATCCAGCCGTTCACTGTCGCGGCGCCGATCTCGCAGACGGCTCCGCAGCCGCACACCACCCAGCTGCCACCCGTGGCCAAGACCGGCGTTTCCAACAACGACGGCAACGGgcacggcgttggcggcgtctccgttGGAACGCAGATGCAGGCGAGCAACGGAGGCAGCGTAGCGGGCAACAGGTTCGTCTTCAGCGAAGCCGGCGGCCGCGCGGCGACGAAGAAG GCAGAAGACATTATGAAggagacgacgacgacgccgcAGCTGCAGCCGCAGCCGCAGGTGGCGCAGCAGGCGACGATCAATAGCTACAGCCGtacggccggcggcggcgcggcggacaGCGACAAcatggacgaggacgacgaggatgaggaagactacgacgatgatgaggaggatgaggacgacctcgACGGCAACAAAATGCAGTACGAGATGTTCCAAAGGCAGCAAGAGCATcagcatcgccagcaccagcaccacAATGTTGTCCGGCCGAACGCCAGCGCCACCAGCGGCGGCGGTAACCCACCAGGCGCCACCGCTCCCAGCGCAGCAGCGGCAACGACGACGGCCGGATCTTTCTTGGGCATGGTCCAGTAG